A single genomic interval of Danio aesculapii chromosome 5, fDanAes4.1, whole genome shotgun sequence harbors:
- the gucy2d gene encoding retinal guanylyl cyclase 1, which translates to MNDHTSSSFLCQSHHPRWQTQSSAGKRRRKQSSSQKSETPASPVSSSPVLRSHSWWGNCFLLPLVMLSYFPCEAWGTTFKIAIVGPWACDPMYSKALPDLAARLAMSRINKDPELNKGYWYDYTVINEDCSSSRGLARFAELEGYGSAFLGPANPGYCTAATLLAKNWNKGILSWGCLKAEMDEEMYPTFLRPLPLSSRVLFSVLRFFRWAHVGIVTAEGDMWEATGHELAASLRALGLPVGKVVTMEQDKDGPRQALQAIRDTDRVRVVIMCMHSALIGGEEQYQLLTTALDMRMIDRGYIFIPYDTLLYSLPYENVKYPILANDTKLRRAYDGVLTVTMDQGEQNFYEAFNAAQESFEIRSSTSAEEISPFFGTIYNMIYYTAMAAEQSRASSGGRWVSGDLLSQNEGGFEFDGFNQRISGGTNGEGMQVRYAVLDSDGSGSSLYRTHALEAPHTYGKYGGLKYLGKSIHFAGASPSSDANCWFSPYVACSGGLDGVTLFFLLMFFVVLIGGAGILFLQVRKYGSGGFFSAFMGGGGSPTKIVLTLDDLVFINTTLSRRKLNDESMMKSQLDVKTPRHSVSGRSYITSTPETSNVAVFEGDWVWLKKCPCADSITEISESTQSIFVKLRDMRHENLNLFLGLFMDTGIFGIVTEHCTRGSLEDLLNNEEMRLDWMFKSSLLLDLIRGMKYLHNRGIIHGRLKSRNCVVDGRFVLKVTDYGFNEILNCQNIILEDNAPEDQFWTAPEILRNPDLKKKGTYPADVYSFSIIMQEVISRCAPFCMLDMPPEEIIEKVRSPPPLCRPTVSMDEAPLDVIQLMKQAWSEEPEQRPTFEDIFRQFKSMNKGKKTNIIDSMLRMLEQYSSNLEDLIRERTEELEVERQKTDALLAQMLPKSVALALKTGKPVKPEHFAEVTLYFSDIVGFTTISALSEPIEVVDLLNDLYTHFDGIIAIHDVYKVETIGDAYMVASGVPNRNGTRHAAEMANMSLDILHCIGTFKMRHMPDVKVKIRIGLHSGPVVAGVVGLKMPRYCLFGDTVNTASRMESTGLPYRIHVNQSTVDVLNSLKLGYKIDTRGRTELKGKGVEETFWLVGRDGFDKPLPIPPDLTPGASNHGISLDEIPTDRRQKFLDRQKRMGN; encoded by the exons atgAATGACCACACAAGCTCTAGCTTTCTCTGCCAGTCCCACCACCCACGATGGCAAACACAGTCTTCTGCTGGAAAGAGACGACGGAAACAATCCTCATCGCAAAAATCTGAAACCCCAGCGAGCCCAGTGTCCTCGTCCCCAGTGCTACGCAGCCACAGCTGGTGGGGAAACTGCTTTCTCCTTCCTCTAGTCATGCTTTCATACTTTCCCTGTGAAGCCTGGGGCACCACCTTCAAAATTGCCATCGTAGGACCTTGGGCATGTGACCCCATGTACTCTAAAGCCCTGCCAGACCTGGCTGCCCGATTAGCCATGAGCCGCATCAACAAAGACCCCGAACTCAATAAAGGCTACTGGTACGATTACACAGTCATTAACGAGGATTGCTCCAGTTCCAGAGGCCTGGCACGCTTTGCCGAGCTGGAGGGTTATGGTTCGGCTTTTCTTGGACCGGCAAATCCTGGCTACTGCACTGCTGCCACACTGCTGGCAAAGAACTGGAACAAAGGCATCCTGTCTTGGGGTTGCCTGAAGGCTGAGATGGATGAAGAGATGTATCCCACCTTTCTGCGGCCGCTGCCGTTATCCTCTCGGGTGCTTTTCTCTGTGCTGCGTTTCTTCCGTTGGGCACATGTTGGGATTGTAACTGCCGAGGGCGACATGTGGGAGGCGACTGGGCACGAGCTTGCAGCATCCCTGCGTGCTCTTGGTCTGCCTGTTGGTAAGGTTGTTACGATGGAACAGGACAAAGATGGGCCACGGCAAGCCCTACAGGCAATACGGGACACAGATCGAGTGAGGG TTGTCATCATGTGCAtgcactctgctctgattggtggagaagaacAGTATCAGTTGCTGACCACAGCATTGGACATGAGAATGATTGACCGAGGGTACATCTTCATTCCATACGACACCCTGCTATATTCACTGccatatgaaaatgtaaaatatccAATCCTGGCCAATGACACCAAACTGCGACGAGCATACGATGGGGTCTTAACAGTAACCATGGACCAAGGGGAACAAAACTTCTATGAGGCCTTTAATGCAGCACAGGAATCCTTTGAAATCCGCAGCAGCACATCAGCTGAAGAG ATTTCTCCATTTTTTGGGACCATATATAACATGATCTATTATACAGCCATGGCTGCAGAGCAGAGCCGAGCTTCGAGTGGTGGGCGATGGGTATCGGGCGATTTACTTTCTCAAAACGAGGGTGGATTTGAATTTGATGGCTTTAACCAGCGGATATCGGGAGGTACCAATGGAGAGGGAATGCAGGTCCGCTATGCTGTCCTGGATTCAGACGGCTCTGGGTCCAGCCTATACCGCACACACGCCCTGGAAGCTCCACACACATATGGAAAATATGGAGGGTTGAAGTACTTGGGGAAGTCAATTCATTTTGCTGGAGCATCTCCGAGCAGTGACGCAAACTGCTGGTTTAGTCCTTATGTCGCATGTAGTGGAG GATTGGATGGAGTGACGCTTTTCTTCTTGCTCATGTTTTTCGTTGTGTTGATAGGGGGTGCAGGCATCCTTTTTCTACAAGTTAG AAAATATGGGTCTGGAGGTTTTTTCAGTGCGTTTATGGGAGGAGGAGGAAGCCCCACTAAGATAGTGCTGACACTGGATGACTTGGTCTTCATCAACACCACACTCAGCAGAAGG AAATTGAATGACGAGAGTATGATGAAGAGTCAGCTAGATGTTAAAACCCCTCGCCACTCAGTCTCAGGTCGCAGTTACATCACGTCAACCCCAGAAACATCCAATGTTGCTGTATTTGAG GGTGACTGGGTCTGGCTAAAGAAATGCCCCTGTGCAGATTCTATTACAGAAATCAGTGAAAGCACACAGAGCATCTTTGTCAAG CTGAGAGATATGCGTCATGAGAATCTGAACTTGTTCCTTGGTCTGTTCATGGACACTGGTATATTCGGCATTGTTACAGAGCACTGCACCAGAGGCAGCCTGGAAGACCTGCTCAACAACGAGGAAATGAGGCTCGACTGGATGTTCAAATCCTCTCTACTCCTTGACCTGATCAGG GGAATGAAGTACTTGCATAATCGGGGCATTATTCATGGACGCCTGAAGTCTAGGAACTGTGTGGTGGATGGTCGGTTTGTTTTGAAGGTTACGGATTATGGCTTCAATGAAATCCTCAACTGCCAAAACATCATCCTGGAGGACAACGCACCGGAGG ATCAGTTCTGGACGGCTCCAGAGATTTTGAGGAATCCTGATCTGAAGAAGAAGGGAACGTATCCAGCAGATGTATACAGCTTTTCTATCATCATGCAGGAGGTGATCTCTCGCTGCGCACCCTTTTGCATGTTGGATATGCCTCCTGAAG AAATAATAGAAAAGGTGCGCTCTCCTCCACCACTGTGCCGACCCACTGTGTCTATGGATGAAGCTCCGCTAGATGTGATTCAGCTCATGAAGCAGGCCTGGAGTGAGGAGCCTGAACAGAGACCCACGTTTGAGGATATATTCAGACAG TTTAAGAGCATGAACAAGGGAAAGAAGACAAACATAATAGACTCAATGTTAAGGATGCTGGAGCAGTACTCCTCAAACCTGGAGGATCTGATCCGAGAGAGGACCGAAGAACTGGAGGTAGAGCGACAGAAAACTGATGCTCTTCTAGCTCAGATGCTGCCCAA GTCGGTGGCATTGGCATTAAAAACAGGGAAGCCAGTGAAGCCAGAGCACTTCGCTGAAGTCACACTGTATTTCAGTGATATCGTAGGTTTCACCACCATCTCTGCCCTCAGTGAACCCATCGAAGTGGTCGATCTGCTTAATGACCTCTACACACACTTCGATGGAATCATCGCAATCCACGATGTCTACAAG GTGGAGACTATTGGTGATGCGTACATGGTGGCATCAGGAGTTCCCAATCGCAATGGTACCCGCCACGCTGCAGAGATGGCCAACATGTCCCTAGACATTCTGCACTGCATCGGTACATTTAAAATGAGGCACATGCCTGACGTCAAAGTCAAAATCCGCATTGGACTCCATTCTG gtcCAGTGGTCGCAGGTGTAGTTGGCTTAAAGATGCCTCGATACTGTCTGTTCGGGGACACAGTAAACACAGCCTCCCGAATGGAATCCACAGGGTTGC CTTACAGAATTCATGTCAACCAGAGTACAGTTGATGTCCTAAACAGTCTCAAACTTGGCTACAAAATAGATACTCGGGGCAGGACCGAGCTCAAG GGTAAAGGTGTAGAAGAAACATTTTGGTTGGTTGGGAGGGATGGATTTGACAAGCCGTTACCTATACCGCCAGACCTTACTCCTGG GGCGAGCAACCATGGTATCAGCTTGGATGAGATCCCGACTGATAGGCGACAGAAATTCTTGGATCGACAGAAGAGGATGGGGAATTGA